The Bos indicus x Bos taurus breed Angus x Brahman F1 hybrid chromosome 10, Bos_hybrid_MaternalHap_v2.0, whole genome shotgun sequence genome has a segment encoding these proteins:
- the EIF2B2 gene encoding translation initiation factor eIF-2B subunit beta — MPGAAAKGSELSERIESFVEALKRGGGRRSSEDMARETLGLLRRIITDHRWSNAGELMELIRREGRRMTAAQPSETTVGNMVRRVLRIIREEYGRLHGRSDESDQQESLHKLLTSGGLSEDFRSHYAQLQSNIIEAINELLVELEGTTENIAAQALEHIHSNEVIMTIGFSRTVEAFLREAARKRKFHVIVAECAPFCQGHEMAVNLSKAGIETTVMTDAAIFAVMSRVNKVIIGTKTILANGALRAVAGTHTLALAAKHHSTPLIVCAPMFKLSPQFPNEEDSFHKFVAPEEVLPFTEGDILEKVSVHCPVFDYVPPELITLFISNIGGNAPSYIYRLMSELYHPDDHVL, encoded by the exons ATGCCAGGGGCAGCCGCCAAGGGCTCGGAGCTGTCCGAGAGGATCGAGAGTTTCGTGGAGGCGCTGAAGCGGGGCGGCGGGAGGCGCAGCTCCGAGGACATGGCCCGGGAGACTCTGGGACTGCTTCGCCGCATCATCACGGACCACCGCTGGAGCAATGCAG GGGAGCTGATGGAACTGATCCGGAGAGAAGGCCGGAGGATGACGGCCGCGCAACCCTCAGAGACCACAGTGGGCAACATGGTGCGGAGAGTGCTCAGGATCATCCGGGAGGAGTATGGCAG ACTCCATGGACGCAGCGACGAGAGCGATCAGCAGGAGTCTCTGCACAAACTCTTGACATCCGGGGGCCTAAGCGAGGATTTCCGTTCCCATTATGCTCAACTCCAGTCCAACATCATTGAGGCAATTAACGAGCTGCTGGTGGAACTGG AAGGGACAACGGAGAACATCGCAGCCCAGGCCCTGGAGCATATCCACTCCAACGAGGTCATCATGACCATCGGCTTCTCCCGCACGGTGGAGGCGTTCCTCAGAGAGGCTGCCCGAAAGAGGAAGTTCCATGTCATTGTGGCAGAGTGTGCACCTTTCTGTCAG GGTCATGAGATGGCAGTCAATTTGTCCAAAGCAGGTATTGAGACAACTGTCATGACCGATGCTGCCATTTTTGCTGTTATGTCAAGAGTCAACAAG GTGATCATTGGCACAAAGACCATCCTGGCCAACGGTGCCCTGCGAGCTGTGGCAGGAACTCATACTCTAGCACTGGCAGCAAAACACCACTCCACCCCACTCATCGTCTGTGCTCCTATGTTCAAGCTTTCCCCACAg tttcCCAATGAAGAAGATTCATTTCACAAGTTTGTGGCTCCTGAAGAAGTCCTGCCTTTCACAGAAG GGGACATCTTGGAGAAGGTCAGTGTCCATTGCCCCGTGTTTGACTACGTCCCTCCAGAGCTCATTACTTTGTTTATCTCCAACATTGGTGGGAATGCACCTTCCTACATCTACCGCCTGATGAGTGAACTCTACCATCCTGACGATCACGTCCTATAA